The following are from one region of the Neurospora crassa OR74A linkage group III, whole genome shotgun sequence genome:
- a CDS encoding mitochondrial ribosomal protein, with product MNVTASLSRRPLGCLKAGLCQSLIRGYATAVAASTTQSTGALPDHNFFRIADKHTKKTRTAFAVFTPPKSPTTLPPSSVVTKSKAFKIANSKLPPLMTKPPSDPMPLLTQQQIARMDPTGARTALFSKARHAARVGDVLMVTHRRGGEPFAGVCLAIRRSGIDTAILLRNHLGKVGVEMWYKIYNKNVAGIEIIKRRAKRARRAKLMYMRQPKHDMGSVEQYVFAWKKMRKVLSSKGLTGGVGGGGGKQKGQESKKKN from the exons ATGAACGTGACAGCATCGCTCTCCCGACGGCCTCTGGGCTGCCTCAAGGCCGGCCTATGCCAGTCCCTCATCCGGGGCTATGCGACAGCCGTCGCTGCTTCCACCACCCAGTCTACCGGCGCCCTGCCCGATCACAACTTTT TCAGGATCGCCGATAAGCACACCAAAAAGACCCGCACCGCTTTCGCCGTCTTCACACCCCCCAAGAGCCCGACgacccttcctccctcgaGCGTAGTCACCAAGTCCAAAGCCTTCAAGATCGCCAACTCGAAGCTGCCACCGCTCATGACCAAGCCTCCCTCGGACCCGATGCCGCTGTTGACCCAGCAGCAGATCGCGCGCATGGACCCGACCGGTGCGCGCACCGCCCTCTTCTCCAAGGCGCGCCACGCCGCCCGCGTCGGCGACGTGCTCATGGTGACGCATCGTCGCGGCGGCGAACCCTTTGCGGGCGTGTGTCTGGCCATCCGCCGTTCGGGCATCGACACGGCGATCCTTCTCAGAAACCACCTCGGCAAGGTCGGCGTCGAGATGTGGTACAAGATCTACAACAAGAACGTGGCGGGCATCGAGATCATCAAGAGGCGGGCCAAGCGCGCGAGACGCGCCAAGCTCATGTACATGCGCCAGCCCAAGCACGACATGGGCAGTGTTGAGCAGTACGTGTTTGcctggaagaagatgaggaaggtgTTGAGCAGTAAGGGCTTGACGGGtggcgttggtggtggtggcggaaAGCAGAAGGGCCAGgagtccaagaagaagaactaa
- the cys-17 gene encoding cysteine synthase has translation MFRHGVRTFATTSLRRMAAVAPQEPSQYLLNVSKAQGIAKGLTGAIGNTPLIRLNRLSEETGCEILGKAEFMNPGGSVKDRAALYVVKDAEERGLLRPGGTVVEGTAGNTGIGLAHVCRSKGYKLVIYMPNTQSQGKIDLLRLLGAEVYPVPAVAFENPENYNHQARRHAERLDNAVWTNQFDNIANRRAHIETTGPEIWAQTGGKVDAFTCATGTGGTFAGTTRYLKEVSGGRVKAFLADPPGSVLHSYFSSGGKLIERSGSSITEGIGQGRITDNLKQDVDLVDGSMTISDEKTIEMVYRCLDEEGLYLGASSTLNVVAAKEVAEKLGKGSTVVTMLCDGAYRYADRLFSRKWLEQKNLLGAIPEHLQKYIVLP, from the exons ATGTTCCGTCACGGCGTCCGTACCTTTGCGACCACCTCCCTCCGGAGGATGGCCGCGGTCGCGCCCCAAGAGCCCTCCCAATACCTCCTTAACGTCTCCAAGGCGCAGGGTATCGCCAAGGGTTTGACCGGAG CTATCGGCAACACCCCGCTCATCCGCCTCAACCGCCTCTCCGAAGAAACCGGCTGCGAGATCCTCGGCAAAGCCGAGTTCATGAACCCCGGCGGTTCCGTCAAAGACCGCGCGGCCCTGTACGTCGTCAAGGACGCCGAGGAGCGAGGCCTGCTACGGCCAGGCGGCACCGTCGTCGAGGGAACCGCCGGCAACACCGGTATCGGCCTGGCGCACGTGTGCCGCTCCAAGGGCTACAAGCTCGTCATCTACATGCCCAACACGCAGTCGCAGGGCAAGATCGACCTGCTCCGCCTGCTGGGCGCCGAGGTGTACCCTGTGCCCGCCGTCGCGTTCGAGAACCCAGAGAACTACAACCACCAGGCGCGCCGGCACGCCGAGCGGTTGGACAATGCCGTGTGGACGAACCAGTTCGACAACATTGCCAACCGGAGGGCGCACATCGAGACGACCGGCCCCGAGATCTGGGCGCAGACGGGAGGCAAGGTCGATGCCTTTACTTGCGCGACGGGCACCGGTGGAACGTTTGCGGGCACGACGAGGTATCTGAAGGAGGTTTCGGGCGGCAGGGTCAAGGCGTTCTTGGCTGATCCTCCCGGAAGTGTGTTGCACTCGTACTTCAGCTCGGGCGGCAAGCTGATTGAGCGCAGCGGGTCGAGCATCACCGAGGGCATTGGCCAGGGCCGTATCACCGACAACCTGAAGCAGGATGTGGACTTGGTGGATGGATCCATGACCATTAGCGACGAGAAGACCATTGAGATGGTGTACAGGTGTCTGGACGAGGAGGGTCTGTATCTTGGCGCCAGCTCGACCCTCAACGTTGTTGCGGCTAAGGAGGTTGCGGAGAAGCTCGGAAAGGGATCGACGGTTGTGACGATGCTGTGCGATGGTGCCTACAGGTATGCGGACCGCTTGTTCTCGAGGAAGTGGTTGGAGCAGAAGAACCTTTTGGGCGCGATCCCCGAGCACTTGCAAAAGTACATCGTTCTGCCATAG